Proteins co-encoded in one Terriglobia bacterium genomic window:
- a CDS encoding bifunctional (p)ppGpp synthetase/guanosine-3',5'-bis(diphosphate) 3'-pyrophosphohydrolase, producing the protein MATFRQQIATNVLRVTRFRDLMKQVAAYRPNDDLDLIKKAYEFSLRYHTGQTRASGEPYLVHPLEVACVLAEIKLDTIAIAAGLLHDLVEDTSVTIEVIQKEFGEQVAHIVEGVTKIGKIDFHTREERQAENLRKMMLAMVDDIRVILIKLADRLHNMRTLQHLPEERRLAIARETLEIYAPIAHRLGMGKIRGELEDLAFPYVDPIAYQQVHEAVEARRKSGQQFLAHIEGILREKLKEAGIQARVESRIKRLYSIHLKIQRQRITVDQMYDLLAVRVITQSVQDCYAVLGMIHNLWRPVPGRIKDHIAMPRPNLYQSLHTSVIADNGNPFEMQIRTEDMHKMAEEGIAAHWKYKDGPVSARDEQRLAWLRQVVEWQRDVSDPNEFLSTLKIDLYPEEVYTFTPKGKVVVLPRDATPVDFAYTVHTEVGHACVGAKVNGRMVPLRYKLKSGDIVEIVTQTGHKPSRDWLALVRSSRARQKIKHWLNVHQRERAIEIGRKLIEKEARKYRVPMKGISDQQYQKVASDMGLGRPDDLMAAIGYGKFSSRQVLARLAPTTAAEPTPEVTPEEKPGGLLRRVFGGESGAITVKGHDDLLVYRARCCNPIRGEDIVGYVTRGKGVAVHARGCPNVVNLMYESDRRIDVEWARPRKEDGQDGGFPVKLTVFCDDRSGMLKQMTALISDENINIRNIEARTANSQATIDIVLDIEDLKHLERVVGGLRKIPGVHDVQRVQKI; encoded by the coding sequence ATGGCGACCTTCCGCCAGCAGATCGCGACCAATGTCTTGCGGGTCACGCGTTTCCGTGACCTGATGAAGCAGGTCGCCGCTTACCGGCCCAACGACGACCTCGATCTCATCAAGAAGGCCTACGAGTTTTCCCTCCGCTATCACACCGGCCAGACCCGCGCCTCCGGCGAGCCCTACCTGGTTCATCCCCTGGAAGTCGCCTGCGTGCTGGCGGAGATCAAGCTCGACACCATCGCCATCGCGGCTGGGCTGCTGCACGACTTGGTCGAGGACACCTCCGTCACCATCGAGGTAATCCAGAAGGAATTCGGCGAGCAGGTGGCGCACATTGTCGAGGGCGTCACCAAGATCGGCAAGATTGACTTCCACACCCGCGAGGAGCGCCAGGCCGAGAACCTGCGCAAGATGATGCTCGCCATGGTGGACGACATCCGCGTCATCCTGATCAAGCTGGCCGACCGCCTGCACAACATGCGCACCTTGCAGCACCTGCCGGAGGAGCGGCGCCTGGCCATCGCGCGCGAGACGCTGGAAATCTACGCTCCCATCGCCCACCGCCTCGGCATGGGCAAAATCCGCGGTGAACTGGAAGACCTGGCCTTCCCTTACGTTGATCCCATCGCCTATCAGCAGGTGCACGAGGCGGTCGAGGCGCGTCGTAAATCCGGCCAGCAGTTCCTGGCGCACATCGAGGGCATCCTCCGCGAGAAGCTGAAGGAGGCCGGCATTCAGGCGCGCGTCGAAAGCCGCATCAAGCGCCTGTACTCCATTCACCTGAAAATCCAGCGGCAGCGCATCACCGTGGACCAGATGTACGACCTGCTCGCGGTGCGCGTCATCACCCAATCGGTGCAGGATTGCTACGCCGTGCTGGGCATGATTCACAATCTCTGGCGGCCGGTGCCGGGGCGCATCAAGGACCACATCGCCATGCCCCGTCCCAACCTTTACCAGTCGCTGCATACTTCGGTGATCGCGGACAATGGCAACCCCTTTGAAATGCAGATCCGCACCGAGGACATGCACAAGATGGCCGAGGAGGGCATTGCCGCCCACTGGAAGTACAAGGACGGCCCGGTCTCCGCGCGCGACGAGCAACGCCTCGCCTGGCTGCGCCAAGTCGTCGAGTGGCAGCGCGACGTCAGCGATCCCAACGAGTTCCTTTCCACCCTGAAGATCGATCTTTATCCGGAAGAAGTCTATACCTTCACGCCCAAGGGAAAGGTGGTCGTGCTGCCGCGCGACGCCACGCCCGTTGATTTTGCCTACACCGTGCACACCGAGGTCGGACACGCCTGCGTGGGCGCGAAAGTGAACGGCCGCATGGTGCCCTTGCGTTACAAGTTGAAGAGCGGCGACATCGTGGAGATCGTTACCCAGACCGGTCACAAGCCCAGCCGCGACTGGCTGGCGCTGGTCCGGTCCAGCCGCGCCCGCCAAAAGATCAAGCACTGGCTCAACGTCCACCAGCGCGAGCGCGCCATTGAAATTGGCCGCAAGCTGATCGAGAAGGAAGCGCGCAAGTACCGCGTGCCGATGAAAGGCATCTCCGACCAGCAGTACCAGAAAGTCGCCAGTGACATGGGGCTTGGCCGCCCCGACGACCTCATGGCTGCCATCGGCTACGGCAAGTTTTCCTCCCGCCAGGTGCTGGCGCGGCTGGCGCCCACCACCGCCGCTGAGCCGACCCCGGAGGTCACCCCGGAAGAAAAGCCCGGCGGCCTGCTGCGCCGCGTCTTTGGCGGCGAAAGCGGCGCCATCACCGTCAAGGGCCACGACGATCTGCTGGTCTACCGCGCCCGATGTTGCAATCCCATTCGCGGCGAGGACATCGTCGGCTACGTCACCCGCGGCAAGGGCGTCGCCGTGCACGCCCGCGGTTGCCCCAATGTCGTGAACCTGATGTACGAGTCCGACCGCCGCATTGACGTGGAGTGGGCGCGCCCGCGCAAGGAAGACGGCCAGGACGGGGGCTTCCCCGTCAAGCTCACCGTCTTTTGCGACGACCGCAGCGGCATGCTCAAACAGATGACCGCCCTCATCAGCGACGAGAACATCAACATCCGCAACATCGAGGCCCGCACCGCCAACAGCCAGGCGACCATTGACATCGTCCTGGATATCGAGGACCTCAAGCACCTGGAGCGCGTGGTCGGCGGCCTGCGCAAAATCCCCGGCGTGCACGACGTGCAGAGAGTGCAGAAGATCTAA
- a CDS encoding TIGR01777 family oxidoreductase: protein MKALVTGASGFIGSALMRALREAGHESVALARRAPRPGAAEIQWDPAGAIDGTKFSGADAVVHLAGESVAGRWSEARKARILNSRVQGTQTVAASMARATPRPRVLVSASANGIYGDTADRIVTEAQPPGSTFLAEVGRQWENATRAASEAGIRVVMLRIGLVLSGEGGALPRMLPPFRMGVGGRLGDGRQWISWIALEDLLALILHALANESVRGPVNAVAPNPVTNAEFTRALGSVLHRPTLFPVPAFVVRTVFGEMGQELLLASNRALPQAALTSGFQFRYPEIKGALEHVLNQAK from the coding sequence ATGAAGGCTCTCGTCACCGGCGCTTCGGGATTCATCGGCTCGGCGCTGATGCGCGCGCTGCGCGAGGCGGGACACGAGTCCGTCGCGCTGGCGCGTCGCGCACCGCGTCCCGGCGCTGCCGAAATCCAGTGGGACCCGGCGGGCGCCATCGACGGCACGAAGTTCAGCGGCGCCGATGCGGTGGTGCACCTCGCGGGTGAGAGCGTAGCGGGGCGATGGAGTGAAGCGCGCAAGGCGCGCATCCTCAACAGCCGGGTGCAGGGAACGCAGACGGTGGCCGCGTCGATGGCGCGGGCGACGCCGCGTCCGCGGGTGCTGGTGAGCGCGTCGGCCAACGGCATCTACGGCGACACGGCGGACAGGATCGTGACCGAAGCGCAGCCACCGGGATCAACTTTTCTCGCCGAGGTCGGACGGCAGTGGGAGAACGCGACGCGCGCCGCGAGCGAGGCCGGGATTCGCGTCGTCATGTTGCGGATCGGCCTGGTGCTGAGCGGCGAAGGAGGCGCTCTGCCGCGGATGCTACCGCCGTTTCGCATGGGAGTTGGCGGACGTCTCGGCGATGGGCGGCAGTGGATAAGCTGGATCGCACTGGAGGATTTGCTCGCCCTCATCCTGCACGCGCTGGCCAATGAGTCGGTGCGCGGGCCGGTGAATGCGGTCGCGCCCAACCCGGTCACCAACGCGGAGTTCACGCGCGCGCTGGGGTCGGTCCTGCACCGGCCGACGCTGTTTCCCGTGCCCGCGTTCGTCGTGCGGACGGTGTTTGGCGAGATGGGACAGGAGTTGCTTCTGGCGAGCAATCGCGCGCTGCCGCAAGCGGCCTTGACTAGCGGATTCCAGTTTCGCTATCCGGAAATCAAGGGCGCGCTCGAACACGTGCTGAACCAGGCGAAATAG
- a CDS encoding DUF1634 domain-containing protein: MEKTTKNRPVGAVGANVYAGVYRVLLVGMLVSTAMFVLGVVRALMLRTHFPLTPEWVRQHYHVSDVVHGLAALDPFALMLVASLLLILTPVLRVVVSIYAFWVDHDWKYVGVTSIVLAVMVLTFVLSRFGLQ, translated from the coding sequence ATGGAAAAAACAACCAAGAACCGGCCGGTGGGCGCGGTGGGTGCCAATGTTTATGCGGGTGTGTACCGGGTCTTGCTGGTGGGAATGCTGGTCAGCACTGCGATGTTCGTCCTGGGCGTAGTCCGGGCTCTCATGCTGCGCACTCATTTTCCTCTTACTCCTGAGTGGGTGCGACAGCACTACCACGTCTCGGATGTAGTGCACGGTCTCGCCGCCCTCGATCCCTTCGCCCTGATGCTGGTGGCGAGCCTGCTCCTCATTCTTACGCCGGTGCTGCGGGTCGTGGTCTCCATTTACGCCTTCTGGGTGGACCACGACTGGAAGTACGTTGGGGTGACCAGCATCGTACTCGCCGTCATGGTGCTGACCTTCGTGCTGTCCCGCTTCGGCCTGCAATAA
- a CDS encoding sulfite exporter TauE/SafE family protein encodes MIYTLRSVAELFGAAAAAGFLGALLGVGGGIFIVPVMVLLFHLPIKIAVAASIVSVIATSNAGGSSYVDQRITNLRLAMFLEIATTVGALSGAVLALYLGEWVMLLVFAVMLAYMAWAAYSTRNLDDERIASGEFGRARPDRLASWLNLRGDYYDEAAKTEVEYIVCGSGIGAFISFLAGVASGLLGVGGGVLKVSAMNRYMNVPMKVAVGTSKLMIGVTAAVGSILFFLAGLIHFAVVAPVAIGTTVGATIGTMIMNRLHSVSLKWVFAVLMTYMAYGLVAKALLLRFHVHLPNAGWGS; translated from the coding sequence ATGATCTACACGTTACGCTCAGTGGCCGAGTTGTTCGGCGCAGCGGCAGCCGCGGGATTCCTGGGCGCTCTGCTCGGCGTCGGCGGCGGGATTTTCATCGTGCCCGTCATGGTCCTGCTGTTTCACCTGCCGATTAAGATCGCGGTTGCCGCCAGCATCGTCTCCGTCATCGCCACCTCCAACGCCGGCGGTTCCTCCTACGTGGACCAGCGCATCACCAATCTCCGGCTGGCCATGTTCTTGGAGATCGCCACGACCGTGGGCGCGCTCTCCGGAGCCGTGCTGGCACTCTACCTGGGCGAATGGGTGATGCTGCTGGTGTTCGCCGTCATGCTTGCCTACATGGCGTGGGCGGCTTACAGCACGCGCAACCTGGACGACGAGCGGATCGCCAGCGGCGAGTTTGGCCGGGCACGTCCCGACCGCCTCGCCTCCTGGCTCAACCTGCGCGGCGATTACTACGACGAGGCGGCGAAAACGGAGGTCGAGTACATCGTCTGCGGCAGCGGCATCGGCGCCTTCATCTCGTTTCTAGCGGGCGTGGCCTCGGGACTGCTGGGAGTGGGCGGTGGCGTGCTGAAGGTTTCGGCCATGAACCGCTACATGAACGTGCCCATGAAGGTCGCCGTCGGCACCAGCAAGCTGATGATCGGTGTGACTGCCGCCGTCGGTTCCATCCTGTTCTTCCTTGCCGGGCTGATTCACTTCGCCGTAGTGGCGCCGGTCGCCATCGGCACCACCGTCGGCGCCACCATCGGCACCATGATCATGAACCGCCTGCACAGCGTCTCGCTGAAGTGGGTCTTTGCCGTGCTCATGACCTACATGGCCTACGGCCTGGTGGCCAAAGCGCTGCTGCTGCGCTTCCACGTTCATCTGCCTAACGCAGGGTGGGGGAGCTGA
- a CDS encoding sulfite exporter TauE/SafE family protein, whose product MWIIWGLLVGIVVGIFSGLLGVAGGVVLVPLLLYGFKMNQKLAQGTSLAILLPPTGILAFLQYYRRGEADLKLGLVIGAGIVVGGWLGGEWVQHLSGPILRKGFAVLLVVVAVKMFFQR is encoded by the coding sequence ATGTGGATCATCTGGGGTCTTCTGGTCGGCATTGTGGTCGGCATTTTTTCGGGCTTGCTGGGCGTGGCCGGAGGCGTAGTGTTGGTGCCGCTGCTCCTCTATGGCTTCAAGATGAACCAGAAGCTTGCCCAAGGAACCTCGCTGGCGATTTTGCTGCCCCCCACCGGAATTCTTGCTTTCCTTCAGTATTATCGCCGCGGCGAGGCCGACCTGAAGCTGGGGCTGGTGATCGGCGCCGGCATCGTTGTTGGGGGATGGCTGGGCGGAGAATGGGTGCAGCACTTATCCGGTCCAATTCTACGCAAGGGGTTTGCTGTCCTGCTGGTCGTGGTAGCGGTCAAAATGTTTTTCCAAAGATGA